CTTCCGCCACGCCCCCGCGCCGCCGCAGCCGTCGCCGCGGCGCAACCTATGCCGGTTGAAGGACAGCTTCCGTGAGCCGCGGCTGGCGGGCCGTGGCGATCGCGATGACCGCCCTGGCGCTGCTGCTGGGCGCGGCGCTGTTTGTCCTGTGGCGCCGGCACGAGCGTTTGCGCGCGCTCAGCCGCGACTGGGCCGGCGTAACTGTCTATGCCGAAGTCAATCGACGCGATGCGGCAGGGCAGGGCGGATTCGTGCTGATCGGCGACTCCATCGCCGAGCGCTGGCAATTGGATCAGAGCTTCCCGCGACAGCGCGCGTTGAACCGCGGTCTTTCCAGCCAGAACACCTCGCAGGTGCTGGCGCGCTTCCGCAGTGACGCCCTCGAGCTGCATCCGCGCGCCATCGTCGTACTGGCCGGCAGCAACGACCTGGCGGCCGGAACGGCGTTGCCCGAAGCCGTCACGCGCGGCAACTTCCAGTCCCTGGCCGAGCTGGCGCGCGCACAGAGCGTAAAGCTGGTGGTCGTCTCTGTGCTGCCCACTTTTCCCGACGCCAAAGGCCTCCCCTGGCGCTCGAACGACCGCATTGCCGAGCTGAACCGCTGGCTCCGTGACTTCGCCGCGAAGCAGGGAATTGAATACGCCGACTGCTACAGCGCGATGGTCGCGCCCGGCGGCCAGTTGCGCCGCGAGTTCTCCGACGACGGGCTGCATCCCAACGCCGCCGGTTTCCGCGCCATGACGCCCATCGTTCAGGCGGCGCTCGACCGCGCCCTGCGCTGAAGCGAAGGCCCTGCCGCCTGCTCGCTGCTGGCCACGGCGAAGAGGGTTTGGCCAGCAGCAAGCGGCCGGAAACCGGCAGCGTTTTTCAGCTGTGCTAAACTCGAAGGTTCCACGACGGCGCGCATGCTCTTCTCCAGGGAATATGTGGGCTACCTGGCCCGCGAGATCACAAAAAAGCTGATTGCCGGTGAGTTCATCGAGACCTCGGACGTCCCGGCGGCGACCGAGCGCGTCAACGCCGCGCTGATGGAAGAGCTCACCGTCGAAGACCGCATCAACGACGACGTGCGCAAAATCCTCGAGCAATACTCGGAAGAAATGGCGCGTTCCGGCGCCAATTACCAGGAAATGTTCAAGAAGATCAAGAACGAGCTGGTCCGGAAATACAAGGCGGTGCTCTAAGTGCGTTTATCGCGCGACAAGGTGAACAAGCTGGCGCACGCGGTGAGCGACGCGCTCGCCGAAATGGACGCCGTCGAG
This portion of the Terriglobales bacterium genome encodes:
- a CDS encoding GDSL-type esterase/lipase family protein, which codes for MSRGWRAVAIAMTALALLLGAALFVLWRRHERLRALSRDWAGVTVYAEVNRRDAAGQGGFVLIGDSIAERWQLDQSFPRQRALNRGLSSQNTSQVLARFRSDALELHPRAIVVLAGSNDLAAGTALPEAVTRGNFQSLAELARAQSVKLVVVSVLPTFPDAKGLPWRSNDRIAELNRWLRDFAAKQGIEYADCYSAMVAPGGQLRREFSDDGLHPNAAGFRAMTPIVQAALDRALR